Proteins from a genomic interval of Streptomyces sp. NBC_01445:
- the lepB gene encoding signal peptidase I has protein sequence MSRTRRTDEGHGRLGSTLSGLAVALGCVLFLGGFVWGAIVYQPYTVPTESMTPTIGAGDRVLAQRIDGSEVKRGDVVVFTESAWGDMPMVKRVVGIGGDKIACCEAGKLTVNGKEIAEPYLPKGQGPSATGIPTTTVPEGRLFLLGDERSGSLDSSVHIGDSSHGTVPRSAVAARVDAVAWPMDGMLARPTGFETLPGGLSQPGPLKLVLAAVVAGAVLVLGGAAYGPIAKRASKGRGRSRASAGERALAG, from the coding sequence ATGAGCAGGACACGTCGTACGGACGAGGGCCATGGCCGGCTCGGCAGCACGCTGTCGGGGTTGGCCGTGGCCCTCGGCTGTGTGCTGTTCCTGGGCGGGTTCGTGTGGGGCGCCATCGTGTACCAGCCGTACACCGTGCCCACCGAGTCGATGACGCCGACGATCGGCGCGGGCGACCGGGTCCTCGCGCAGCGGATCGACGGCAGTGAGGTCAAGCGCGGCGACGTCGTCGTCTTCACGGAGTCGGCGTGGGGCGACATGCCCATGGTCAAGCGCGTCGTCGGCATCGGCGGCGACAAGATCGCCTGCTGCGAGGCCGGCAAGCTGACCGTCAACGGCAAGGAGATTGCTGAACCGTATCTCCCCAAGGGACAGGGCCCCTCGGCCACGGGCATCCCCACCACCACGGTCCCTGAGGGCCGCCTCTTCCTGCTCGGCGACGAGCGCAGCGGCTCTCTCGACTCCAGCGTCCACATCGGCGACTCCAGCCACGGAACGGTGCCGCGCAGCGCCGTCGCCGCCCGGGTCGACGCCGTGGCCTGGCCGATGGACGGCATGCTCGCGCGACCCACCGGCTTCGAGACGCTGCCGGGCGGACTCTCCCAGCCGGGTCCCCTGAAGCTGGTCCTGGCCGCCGTGGTCGCGGGCGCCGTGCTGGTGCTCGGCGGTGCCGCGTACGGGCCGATCGCCAAGCGCGCGAGCAAGGGCCGCGGCCGGTCGCGCGCGTCGGCGGGGGAGCGGGCCCTTGCGGGCTGA
- the lepB gene encoding signal peptidase I, translating into MNLDNGAANGDGHGGGRGDGPGDGHGDGGRAGGRAKKPRSFWKELPLLIVIALVLALVIKTFLVQAFSIPSASMENTLQIGDRVLVDKLTPWFGSEPGRGEVIVFHDPDGWLRDEPTAEPNPVQRLLGWIGLMPSTNEKDLIKRVIGVGGDTIECNGTGPLEVNGKALNEPYVYPGNTPCSDDNVGGKFKVTVPIGKVWVMGDHRQDSMDSRYHQQDSNQGFVPVDNVVGRAIVVAWPPTRWTTLPVPDTFDQPGLSAAMGAAPGALGLAGAAPLVLWRRRRLTQGNTRVSEAKTAG; encoded by the coding sequence GTGAACCTCGACAATGGCGCCGCGAACGGCGACGGGCACGGTGGTGGACGGGGCGACGGCCCTGGTGACGGCCACGGTGACGGCGGCAGGGCGGGAGGCCGGGCGAAGAAGCCCCGCTCCTTCTGGAAGGAGCTTCCGCTCCTGATCGTCATCGCGCTGGTCCTGGCGCTGGTGATCAAGACGTTCCTGGTGCAGGCGTTCTCGATTCCGTCGGCGTCGATGGAGAACACCCTGCAGATCGGCGACCGCGTGCTCGTCGACAAGCTGACGCCGTGGTTCGGCTCCGAGCCCGGGCGCGGCGAGGTCATCGTCTTCCACGACCCGGACGGCTGGCTGAGGGACGAGCCGACGGCCGAGCCGAATCCGGTGCAGCGCCTCCTCGGCTGGATCGGCCTGATGCCGTCCACCAACGAGAAGGACCTCATCAAGCGCGTCATCGGCGTCGGCGGTGACACGATCGAGTGCAACGGGACGGGCCCGCTCGAGGTCAACGGCAAGGCGCTGAACGAGCCGTACGTCTATCCGGGGAACACCCCGTGCAGCGACGACAATGTGGGCGGCAAGTTCAAGGTCACCGTACCCATTGGCAAAGTTTGGGTCATGGGTGACCACCGCCAGGACTCCATGGACTCCCGGTACCACCAGCAGGACAGCAACCAGGGCTTCGTGCCCGTGGACAACGTCGTGGGCCGCGCGATCGTGGTCGCCTGGCCGCCCACCCGCTGGACGACCCTGCCGGTGCCGGACACGTTCGACCAGCCGGGCCTCAGCGCGGCGATGGGAGCGGCTCCGGGCGCGCTCGGGCTCGCGGGCGCCGCACCACTCGTGCTGTGGCGCAGGCGTCGGCTTACCCAGGGGAACACCAGGGTTTCTGAGGCGAAGACCGCCGGGTAG
- the lepB gene encoding signal peptidase I: MGNRGRSHSRRGGGDTRLPTGTRRAGTPPLPGRAERRRLARKVKRRRQRSALKEIPLLIGVALLIALVLKTFLVQAFVIPSGSMEQTIRIGDRVLVDKLTPWFGAKPHRGDVVVFKDPGKWLEQEQGAKKDAPVGVKQVKEGLTWIGLLPSDDERDLIKRVIAVGGDTVKCCDKQGRVTVNGTPLNEPYIHPGDVPSKFEFEVKVPKGRLFVMGDHRSNSADSRFHRTEPFSGTVSEKSVVGRARVIAWPVGHWTTLPEPDTYATVAAAQSRSAAARQPSHRVASEDLNGMIPLPSPAELPLVMGVVGLHRVWDDRQRHGVRSGCGGLGGRRTVRARARRAARAIRRRSGIGRYGRREPRQWRRERRRARWWTGRRPW; encoded by the coding sequence ATGGGTAACCGCGGACGCTCCCACTCGCGCAGGGGCGGCGGCGACACCCGCCTGCCCACCGGGACGCGCCGCGCCGGCACCCCGCCACTGCCGGGCCGTGCCGAGCGGCGCAGGCTGGCGCGCAAGGTCAAGCGACGCCGACAGCGCTCCGCGCTCAAGGAGATCCCGCTCCTCATAGGCGTGGCGCTGCTCATAGCGCTCGTCCTGAAGACGTTCCTCGTCCAGGCCTTCGTGATCCCGTCGGGCTCCATGGAGCAGACGATCAGGATCGGCGACCGGGTCCTGGTCGACAAGCTCACCCCGTGGTTCGGCGCGAAGCCGCACCGCGGCGACGTCGTCGTCTTCAAGGACCCCGGCAAGTGGCTGGAACAGGAACAGGGCGCGAAGAAGGACGCCCCCGTCGGCGTCAAACAGGTGAAAGAAGGCCTCACCTGGATCGGCCTTCTGCCCTCCGACGACGAGCGCGACCTCATCAAGAGGGTCATCGCGGTCGGCGGTGACACCGTCAAGTGCTGCGACAAGCAGGGCCGCGTGACGGTCAACGGGACGCCCCTGAACGAGCCGTACATCCACCCCGGAGACGTGCCGTCGAAGTTCGAATTCGAGGTCAAGGTGCCCAAGGGGCGCCTGTTCGTGATGGGTGACCACCGCTCCAACTCGGCCGACTCGCGCTTCCACCGCACCGAGCCGTTCAGCGGCACCGTCTCGGAGAAGTCGGTCGTCGGCCGCGCCCGCGTCATCGCCTGGCCGGTCGGTCACTGGACCACGCTCCCGGAGCCGGACACCTACGCGACGGTGGCCGCCGCGCAGAGCAGATCGGCCGCGGCCCGGCAACCGTCGCATAGGGTGGCCTCCGAGGATCTGAACGGAATGATCCCTCTCCCGAGCCCTGCGGAACTCCCGCTCGTTATGGGAGTGGTGGGCCTGCATCGCGTATGGGACGACAGGCAGCGGCACGGAGTGAGGAGTGGATGTGGGGGACTTGGCGGTCGGCGCACGGTCAGGGCAAGGGCCCGACGAGCAGCCCGGGCGATCCGACGACGGAGCGGCATCGGCCGCTACGGGCGCCGTGAACCTCGACAATGGCGCCGCGAACGGCGACGGGCACGGTGGTGGACGGGGCGACGGCCCTGGTGA
- the lepB gene encoding signal peptidase I, with protein MDTEAQTTERDRASQPSVHEGEEERSRFAFVPWAASWLPGGRLTLSALLCLVLLLVLSIFVMQPFQIPSGSMEPALRVGDRVLVNKLAYRFGAEPQRGDVVVFDGTGYFGDADYIKRVVGVGGDHVVCCDSKGRIGVNGEPVDESSFLYPGNTPSKVPFDLVVPDGTLFLLGDHRADSRDSRDYLGAPGGGMVPVGEVIGRAQWIAWPTGHWGSLSRNDVYARVPGPGGAHG; from the coding sequence ATGGACACCGAAGCACAGACAACGGAACGCGATCGCGCCTCCCAACCCTCCGTACACGAGGGCGAGGAGGAGCGGTCGCGTTTCGCGTTTGTGCCGTGGGCCGCGTCCTGGCTCCCCGGCGGCCGCCTGACCCTGTCGGCGCTGCTCTGCCTTGTTCTGCTGCTCGTGCTGAGCATCTTCGTGATGCAGCCCTTCCAGATCCCCAGCGGTTCCATGGAGCCCGCATTGAGAGTCGGGGACCGCGTGCTCGTAAACAAGTTGGCGTACCGTTTCGGTGCTGAGCCGCAGCGGGGCGACGTCGTGGTCTTCGACGGGACCGGGTACTTCGGTGACGCCGACTACATCAAGCGAGTCGTGGGCGTGGGGGGAGACCATGTGGTCTGCTGCGACAGCAAGGGGAGGATCGGGGTGAACGGCGAACCGGTGGACGAGAGTTCGTTCCTGTACCCCGGGAACACCCCCTCGAAGGTCCCCTTCGACCTCGTCGTGCCCGACGGCACCCTCTTCCTGCTCGGTGATCACCGGGCCGACTCCCGGGACTCACGCGACTACCTGGGCGCGCCCGGCGGCGGCATGGTCCCCGTGGGCGAAGTGATCGGCAGAGCCCAGTGGATCGCCTGGCCGACGGGCCACTGGGGCTCCCTGTCCCGTAACGACGTCTACGCGCGCGTGCCCGGACCCGGCGGTGCCCATGGGTAA
- the rplS gene encoding 50S ribosomal protein L19 — protein sequence MSHLLDSVDSASLRSDIPAFRPGDTVNVHVRVIEGNRSRVQQFKGVVIRRQGAGVRETFTVRKVSFSVGVERTFPVHTPIVEKIELVTRGDVRRAKLYYLRDLRGKAAKIKEKRDN from the coding sequence ATGTCTCACCTGCTCGACTCCGTCGACAGCGCGTCGCTGCGCAGCGACATCCCGGCCTTCCGCCCGGGTGACACCGTCAACGTCCACGTCCGCGTCATCGAGGGCAACCGCTCCCGTGTGCAGCAGTTCAAGGGCGTAGTCATCCGCCGCCAGGGCGCCGGTGTCCGCGAGACCTTCACGGTCCGCAAGGTCTCCTTCTCCGTCGGCGTCGAGCGCACGTTCCCGGTGCACACCCCGATCGTCGAGAAGATCGAGCTCGTCACCCGCGGTGACGTGCGTCGCGCGAAGCTCTACTACCTGCGCGACCTGCGCGGCAAGGCCGCGAAGATCAAGGAGAAGCGCGACAACTGA
- the trmD gene encoding tRNA (guanosine(37)-N1)-methyltransferase TrmD, translating to MRLDVVTIFPEYLDPLNVSLVGKARARGQLDVRVHDLREWTYDRHNTVDDTPYGGGPGMVMKTGPWGDALDDVLAEGYETGSHGPALVVPTPSGRPFTQELAVELSERPWLVFTPARYEGIDRRVIDEYATRMPVYEVSIGDYVLAGGEAAVLVVTEAVARLLPGVLGNAESHRDDSFAPGAMANLLEGPVYTKPPEWRGQGIPDVLLSGHHGKIARWRRDEALRRTTRNRPDLVERCDPSVFDKKDREMLSILGWRPGPDGRFGRDPEAVEE from the coding sequence ATGCGGCTCGACGTCGTCACGATCTTCCCCGAGTACCTCGACCCGCTGAACGTCTCCCTCGTCGGCAAGGCCCGCGCGCGCGGGCAGCTCGACGTACGAGTGCACGACCTCAGGGAGTGGACGTACGACCGGCACAACACGGTCGACGACACCCCCTACGGCGGCGGCCCCGGCATGGTCATGAAGACCGGCCCCTGGGGCGACGCCCTCGACGACGTGCTCGCCGAAGGCTACGAGACCGGGTCTCACGGCCCCGCCCTCGTCGTCCCCACGCCCAGCGGACGCCCCTTCACCCAGGAGCTCGCCGTCGAGCTCTCCGAGCGCCCGTGGCTGGTCTTCACGCCCGCGCGCTACGAGGGCATCGACCGCCGCGTCATCGACGAGTACGCGACCCGGATGCCGGTCTACGAGGTCTCCATCGGCGACTACGTGCTCGCCGGCGGAGAGGCCGCCGTACTCGTCGTCACGGAGGCCGTCGCGCGACTGCTGCCCGGAGTCCTCGGCAACGCCGAGTCCCACCGGGACGACTCCTTCGCGCCCGGCGCCATGGCCAACCTCCTCGAAGGGCCCGTTTACACCAAGCCCCCCGAGTGGCGCGGACAGGGCATCCCTGACGTGCTGCTCAGCGGCCACCACGGCAAGATCGCGCGCTGGCGCAGGGACGAGGCGCTGCGGCGCACCACCCGCAACAGGCCCGATCTCGTGGAGCGTTGCGACCCCTCGGTCTTCGACAAGAAGGACCGCGAGATGCTCTCCATCCTGGGGTGGCGGCCGGGCCCGGACGGCCGATTTGGGCGAGACCCCGAAGCCGTGGAAGAATAG
- the rimM gene encoding ribosome maturation factor RimM (Essential for efficient processing of 16S rRNA) encodes MQLVVARIGRAHGIKGEVTVEVRTDEPELRLGPGAVLATAPASAGPLTIETGRVHSGRLLLRFEGVRDRTAAEALRNTLLIAEVDPEELPEDEDEFYDHQLMDLDVVTTDGVEVGRITEISHLPSQDLFIVERPDGSEVMIPFVEEIVTEIDLEEQRAIIDPPPGLIDDRAEIASSRDADEGSDEDSGKGSEAGGA; translated from the coding sequence GTGCAGCTGGTAGTCGCGCGCATCGGCCGCGCCCACGGCATCAAGGGCGAGGTCACCGTCGAGGTACGCACCGACGAGCCCGAGCTGCGGCTCGGCCCCGGTGCCGTGCTCGCCACCGCCCCCGCCTCCGCGGGGCCGCTGACGATCGAGACCGGCCGCGTGCACAGCGGCCGCCTCCTGCTGCGCTTCGAGGGCGTACGCGACCGTACGGCCGCCGAGGCCCTGCGCAACACGCTCCTGATCGCCGAGGTCGACCCGGAGGAGCTGCCGGAGGACGAGGACGAGTTCTACGACCACCAGCTGATGGACCTGGACGTGGTCACCACGGACGGCGTCGAGGTCGGCCGGATCACCGAGATCTCGCACCTGCCCTCGCAGGACCTGTTCATCGTGGAGCGCCCCGACGGCAGCGAGGTGATGATCCCCTTCGTCGAGGAGATCGTCACCGAGATCGACCTCGAGGAGCAGCGGGCGATCATCGACCCGCCGCCCGGACTCATCGACGACCGTGCCGAGATCGCCTCCAGCCGCGACGCCGACGAGGGCTCTGACGAGGACTCCGGCAAGGGCTCCGAGGCGGGCGGCGCCTGA
- a CDS encoding RNA-binding protein, with translation MLEEALEHLVKGIVDNPDDVQVASRNLRRGRVLEVRVHPDDLGKVIGRNGRTARALRTVVGAIGGRGVRVDLVDVDQVR, from the coding sequence ATGCTCGAGGAGGCTCTTGAGCACCTCGTGAAGGGCATCGTCGACAACCCCGACGATGTGCAGGTCGCCTCGCGCAACCTGCGCCGTGGGCGCGTACTCGAGGTCCGGGTTCACCCCGATGACCTCGGCAAGGTGATCGGCCGTAACGGCCGCACCGCGCGTGCCCTGCGTACCGTCGTGGGCGCCATCGGCGGCCGCGGTGTCCGCGTCGACCTCGTCGACGTGGACCAGGTTCGCTGA
- the rpsP gene encoding 30S ribosomal protein S16 → MAVKIKLKRLGKIRSPHYRIVVADSRTRRDGRAIEEIGLYHPVQNPSRIEVNSERAQYWLSVGAQPTEPVMAILKLTGDWQKHKGLPAPAPLLVAEPKDKRAAFEAFTKGLEGDDAKGEAITPKAKKADKKADEAPAESTESTEA, encoded by the coding sequence GTGGCAGTCAAGATCAAGCTGAAGCGTCTGGGCAAGATCCGTTCGCCTCACTACCGCATCGTCGTCGCCGACTCCCGTACCCGCCGTGACGGCCGGGCCATCGAGGAGATCGGCCTGTACCACCCGGTACAGAACCCCTCGCGCATCGAGGTCAACTCGGAGCGTGCCCAGTACTGGCTGTCCGTCGGCGCCCAGCCGACCGAGCCGGTCATGGCCATCCTGAAGCTCACCGGTGACTGGCAGAAGCACAAGGGCCTCCCGGCCCCCGCGCCGCTGCTCGTCGCGGAGCCCAAGGACAAGCGCGCCGCGTTCGAGGCCTTCACCAAGGGTCTCGAGGGCGACGACGCCAAGGGTGAGGCCATCACCCCGAAGGCCAAGAAGGCTGACAAGAAGGCGGACGAGGCCCCGGCCGAGTCCACCGAGTCCACCGAGGCCTGA
- the proS gene encoding proline--tRNA ligase: MAKTPVLTPQAEDFPRWYQDIVNKAELADNGPVRGTMVIRPYGYGLWERMQQDMDARIKETGTQNAYFPLLIPQSYLHKEAEHVEGFAPELAVVTHGGGKELEEPAVVRPTSEMIINEYFAKWVQSYRDLPLLINQWANVVRWELRPRLFLRTTEFLWQEGHTAHATYEEARDFAARIHRHVYADFMQDVLAMDVVLGRKTAKERFAGAINTLTLEGMMGDGKALQLGTSHELGQNFARAFHTQYLSKEGKQELVWQTSWGSTTRMIGALVMMHGDDNGLRIPPRLAPTQVVVLAIKGDEAVLAKVHEIGDALEAAGIRVHVDDRTDTPFGRRAVDWELKGVPVRVEIGPRDLENGTAMLARRIPGGKEPVAVEALAALLPTVLEEDQALLLKQARERRESRTTDVTTVDEAVEAATSGGWARIPWATLGEAGEAELAEHSVSVRCLVTEDGAVPDADDAAGNVAVVARAY; encoded by the coding sequence ATGGCCAAGACACCCGTTCTCACGCCTCAGGCCGAGGACTTCCCGCGCTGGTACCAGGACATCGTCAACAAGGCCGAACTGGCCGACAACGGTCCAGTGCGCGGCACGATGGTCATCCGACCGTACGGCTACGGCCTGTGGGAGCGGATGCAGCAGGACATGGACGCCCGCATCAAGGAGACGGGCACCCAGAACGCGTACTTCCCGCTCCTGATCCCGCAGTCGTACCTCCACAAGGAGGCCGAGCACGTCGAGGGGTTCGCGCCCGAACTCGCCGTGGTCACGCACGGCGGCGGCAAGGAGCTGGAAGAGCCCGCCGTCGTCCGCCCCACCTCCGAGATGATCATCAACGAGTACTTCGCGAAGTGGGTGCAGAGCTACCGCGACCTGCCCCTCCTCATCAATCAGTGGGCGAACGTCGTCCGCTGGGAACTGCGGCCCCGCCTCTTCCTGCGGACCACGGAGTTCCTCTGGCAGGAGGGCCACACCGCGCACGCCACGTACGAGGAGGCCCGCGACTTCGCGGCCCGCATCCACCGGCACGTGTACGCGGACTTCATGCAGGACGTCCTCGCGATGGACGTCGTCCTCGGCCGCAAGACCGCCAAGGAGCGCTTCGCCGGCGCCATCAACACCCTCACGCTCGAAGGCATGATGGGCGACGGCAAGGCCCTCCAGCTGGGCACCAGCCACGAACTCGGCCAGAACTTCGCCAGGGCCTTCCACACCCAGTACCTGTCCAAGGAGGGCAAGCAGGAGCTGGTCTGGCAGACCTCCTGGGGCTCGACCACCCGCATGATCGGCGCCCTCGTGATGATGCACGGCGACGACAACGGTCTGCGGATCCCGCCCCGGCTCGCCCCCACCCAGGTCGTGGTGCTCGCCATCAAGGGGGACGAAGCCGTTCTGGCCAAGGTCCACGAGATCGGCGACGCCCTCGAGGCGGCGGGCATCCGCGTCCATGTCGACGACCGCACGGACACCCCGTTCGGCCGCCGAGCCGTCGACTGGGAACTCAAGGGAGTGCCCGTGCGCGTCGAGATCGGCCCGCGCGACCTCGAGAACGGCACGGCGATGCTGGCCAGGCGCATCCCCGGCGGCAAGGAGCCGGTCGCCGTCGAGGCGCTCGCCGCACTGCTGCCCACCGTCCTCGAGGAGGACCAGGCGCTGCTCCTCAAGCAGGCCCGCGAGCGCCGTGAGTCCCGTACGACCGATGTGACGACGGTCGACGAAGCCGTCGAGGCCGCCACATCGGGCGGCTGGGCCCGCATCCCGTGGGCCACCCTCGGCGAGGCGGGCGAGGCCGAACTGGCCGAGCACTCCGTCTCCGTACGGTGTCTGGTCACCGAGGACGGGGCGGTGCCGGACGCGGACGACGCGGCGGGTAACGTCGCCGTCGTGGCGCGCGCGTACTGA
- a CDS encoding SAM-dependent methyltransferase: MTPTLVQRHLPHAGRVPRVDLCARARDWAEIQERMLVPLYEAVYERLEVGDSAGTRLLGLGCGSGLALLMAASRGAAVTGVEAAAPERLALARERLQGETRGTRARGDTRLTEGGPEDAAQPDDPPYNLITAFQPIGCTAGDSEGLGALLESASPFAERGTPVVLAGWGPPERCATSSVLRVATKLADPLRSTGSWRPALRDDLEEVIHRAGLRPDGSGRVACPFGYADVDSAVRGLLSTGLFDAAIGATDRSQVEKEMTEALHPHQRRDGTVWMPNVFRYVIARTP, from the coding sequence ATGACACCTACGCTCGTGCAGCGGCACCTCCCCCACGCGGGGCGCGTGCCCCGCGTGGACCTGTGCGCACGCGCGCGTGACTGGGCGGAGATACAGGAACGGATGCTGGTCCCGCTCTACGAAGCGGTCTACGAACGACTGGAGGTCGGCGATAGCGCCGGCACCCGGCTTCTCGGCCTCGGCTGCGGCTCGGGGCTCGCCCTTTTGATGGCGGCGTCGCGAGGCGCGGCGGTCACGGGCGTCGAGGCGGCCGCGCCGGAGCGGCTCGCACTGGCCAGAGAGCGTCTCCAGGGCGAGACGCGGGGCACGCGCGCGCGTGGCGACACGCGACTGACCGAAGGGGGCCCCGAGGACGCGGCACAGCCGGACGATCCGCCGTACAACCTGATCACCGCGTTCCAGCCGATCGGCTGCACGGCAGGTGACTCCGAGGGGCTCGGCGCGCTCCTGGAGTCGGCGTCGCCGTTCGCCGAGCGGGGCACTCCCGTGGTGCTGGCCGGCTGGGGTCCGCCGGAGCGGTGCGCGACGTCGTCGGTCCTGCGGGTCGCGACGAAGCTCGCCGATCCGCTGCGCAGTACGGGCAGTTGGCGGCCCGCGCTCCGCGACGACCTGGAGGAGGTCATACACCGGGCGGGGCTCAGGCCGGACGGCTCCGGCCGGGTCGCCTGTCCGTTCGGCTACGCGGACGTGGACAGCGCCGTGCGCGGGTTGCTGTCGACAGGGCTGTTCGACGCGGCGATCGGCGCGACGGACCGGTCCCAGGTCGAGAAGGAGATGACGGAGGCGCTGCATCCGCATCAGCGGCGGGACGGGACGGTGTGGATGCCGAACGTGTTCCGCTACGTGATCGCGCGCACCCCGTGA
- the ftsH gene encoding ATP-dependent zinc metalloprotease FtsH — MANPVPPRDRTDQPWRSEGAPPPQPAKPPRKKMPGGWGGLILTALIVYVIANLVLSFFNKGDEPTISYTEFSKQVADNNVTKIYSKGDAIQGQLKKEQPTPGGSDSSSKNYTKFKTQRPSFADDDLWANLEKHDVTVTASPVVQERSFLANLLISLAPMFLLVALWIFISRRMRQGMGGGMAGGMLGRKQPPKPVELEPGTERTTFADVAGIDEVQGELSDVVDFLKNPDAYREMGAKMPRGVLLSGPPGTGKTLLARAVAGEAGVPFFSASASEFIEMIVGVGASRVRELFAEARKVAPSIIFIDEIDTIGRARGGGSAMGGHDEREQTLNQILTEMDGFSGSEGVIVIAATNRADVLDPALTRPGRFDRVVTVSPPDRGGREAILKIHTRQIPLAPDVDLLQVARTTPGMTGADLANLTNEAALLAVKRQQKAVTQTDLSQALEKVQLGAERPLVMPAEERRRTAYHESGHALLGMLQPGADPVRKITIVPRGRALGVTLSTPDADRYAYTEEYLRGRIIGALGGMAAEHVVYGVVTTGAENDLEQVTNIARGMVARWGMSDRIGRLSALPSDAQQAYGLSAAPHTLDTIDHEMRRIVDECYEEACTKLRDHRGQLDALAAALLANETLDEAEAYRVAGVIRLTKDEEAQGTQGIQGTQDTDGQETATDQ; from the coding sequence GTGGCCAACCCCGTACCCCCGCGCGACCGCACCGACCAGCCGTGGCGCTCCGAGGGGGCCCCGCCTCCACAGCCCGCGAAGCCGCCCAGGAAGAAGATGCCGGGCGGCTGGGGCGGCCTCATTCTCACTGCCCTGATCGTCTACGTCATCGCCAACCTCGTGCTGTCGTTCTTCAACAAGGGCGACGAGCCGACGATCTCGTACACCGAGTTCAGCAAGCAGGTCGCCGACAACAACGTCACCAAGATCTACTCCAAGGGCGACGCGATCCAGGGCCAGCTCAAGAAGGAGCAGCCCACGCCCGGCGGCAGTGACAGCTCGAGCAAGAACTACACCAAGTTCAAGACTCAGCGGCCGTCCTTCGCGGACGACGACCTCTGGGCGAATCTGGAGAAGCACGACGTCACCGTGACGGCCTCACCGGTCGTCCAGGAGCGCAGCTTCCTCGCCAACCTCCTCATCTCGCTCGCCCCGATGTTCCTGCTCGTCGCGCTGTGGATCTTCATCTCGCGGCGGATGCGGCAGGGCATGGGCGGCGGCATGGCAGGAGGCATGCTCGGGCGCAAGCAGCCGCCCAAGCCGGTCGAGCTCGAGCCCGGCACGGAGCGCACCACGTTCGCGGACGTCGCCGGCATCGACGAGGTCCAGGGTGAGCTCAGTGACGTCGTCGACTTCCTCAAGAACCCTGACGCCTACCGCGAGATGGGCGCGAAGATGCCCCGCGGCGTCCTCCTGTCGGGCCCGCCGGGAACCGGCAAGACGCTCCTGGCCCGGGCCGTCGCGGGCGAGGCCGGTGTCCCGTTCTTCTCCGCGTCCGCCTCCGAGTTCATCGAGATGATCGTCGGAGTCGGCGCCTCGCGCGTACGCGAACTCTTCGCCGAGGCCCGCAAGGTGGCGCCCTCGATCATCTTCATCGACGAGATCGACACCATCGGCCGGGCCCGCGGCGGCGGCTCCGCCATGGGTGGCCACGACGAACGCGAGCAGACTCTCAATCAGATCCTCACCGAGATGGACGGCTTCTCGGGATCCGAGGGCGTCATCGTCATCGCGGCCACCAACCGCGCGGACGTCCTCGACCCGGCCCTCACCCGCCCCGGCCGCTTCGACCGCGTCGTGACGGTCAGCCCGCCCGACCGCGGCGGCCGCGAGGCGATCCTCAAGATCCACACCCGGCAGATCCCGCTCGCCCCGGACGTGGACCTGCTGCAGGTCGCCCGCACGACCCCGGGCATGACCGGCGCCGACCTCGCCAACCTCACCAACGAGGCTGCCCTCCTCGCCGTCAAACGCCAGCAGAAAGCCGTCACGCAGACCGACCTCTCCCAGGCGCTGGAAAAGGTCCAGCTCGGCGCCGAACGGCCCCTCGTCATGCCGGCCGAGGAGCGCCGCCGCACCGCCTACCACGAGAGCGGCCACGCCCTGCTCGGCATGCTCCAGCCCGGCGCCGACCCCGTCCGCAAGATCACCATCGTGCCGCGCGGCCGCGCGCTCGGCGTCACCCTCTCCACGCCCGACGCCGACAGGTACGCCTACACGGAGGAGTACCTGCGGGGCCGCATCATCGGCGCGCTCGGCGGCATGGCGGCCGAACACGTCGTATACGGGGTGGTCACCACCGGCGCCGAGAACGACCTCGAACAGGTCACGAACATCGCGCGCGGCATGGTCGCCCGCTGGGGCATGAGCGACCGCATCGGCCGCCTCTCCGCCCTGCCGAGCGACGCCCAGCAGGCGTACGGGCTCTCCGCCGCGCCGCACACCCTCGACACCATCGACCACGAGATGCGCCGCATCGTCGACGAGTGCTACGAGGAGGCCTGCACCAAACTCCGCGACCACCGCGGCCAGTTGGACGCCCTGGCCGCGGCGCTCCTCGCGAACGAGACCCTCGACGAGGCGGAGGCCTACCGCGTCGCCGGCGTCATCCGCCTCACCAAGGACGAGGAGGCGCAGGGGACTCAGGGGATTCAGGGGACCCAGGACACGGACGGCCAGGAGACGGCGACGGACCAGTAA